Proteins from a single region of Nitrospiria bacterium:
- a CDS encoding DUF4340 domain-containing protein, with product MRGKFTSTLILAAVLLLLGVYLVVVEIPHRKKAGEAEQNADRLFKFESADVDTVELRYPSGLIELRKTPEGQWRLTKPLEVDADQREVQSLITTVADVRYTRVVEDQAANLSEFGLAHPNVDITFTLPDRAERLLIGDDGPMPSTVYIQKDGDPRVVLAQQWIKGSLTRTAFDFRTKIILPIDHDKV from the coding sequence GTGCGCGGCAAATTCACATCGACCCTCATCCTGGCCGCCGTGCTGCTGCTGCTCGGCGTCTACCTCGTCGTCGTCGAGATCCCGCACCGGAAAAAAGCCGGCGAGGCCGAACAGAACGCCGACCGCCTCTTTAAGTTCGAGAGCGCCGACGTCGACACGGTCGAATTGCGCTACCCCTCCGGTCTGATCGAACTGAGAAAAACCCCGGAGGGACAATGGCGGCTGACGAAGCCCCTGGAGGTCGACGCCGACCAGCGCGAAGTCCAGAGCCTGATCACGACGGTCGCCGACGTTCGATATACCCGCGTGGTCGAGGACCAGGCCGCGAACCTGTCCGAGTTCGGCCTGGCCCATCCCAACGTGGACATCACCTTCACCCTCCCCGACCGCGCGGAGCGGCTCTTGATCGGGGATGACGGACCGATGCCCAGCACCGTCTACATTCAAAAAGACGGCGACCCGCGGGTCGTCCTGGCGCAGCAATGGATCAAAGGTTCGCTGACCCGAACGGCCTTCGATTTTCGAACGAAGATCATCCTCCCGATCGATCACGACAAGGTGGA
- a CDS encoding Gldg family protein: MLNTLSKGAGWLGFLTAIGAAIAYQVNPEWKAYVSLAELAALGLLVFFFIVHFEALKSFSSRRSTKLGLNSVLMVLIFIAILGILNFILSRHHLRYDFSETSSFSLAPQTLQVLKDLKRDVKLTAFVSDQGPTRSRTKDLLSGYSYHNPRITFTLVDPDKKPSLAKQYGITQYDTLVLESGKQESQIKTIDEQALTNAIIRIVQEERRKILFLENHGEHRLSDPEKAGFSRVKDSLEKQGFDVGSLSLLEEGKVPDKTAVLVIPGPEKGFLPQEKTALSGYLASNGKVLLLLDPDAQANLDDFLSQWGVKMGKGLIVDPVSRLLGGDYTVPVVTNYPAHDITKNFNLATFFPVAESVNFESGRGPEYDYKPIAQTSDNSWSKTRLTETRLNFDPAEDVKGPLTLAAVITRKTLSGSPEPHAHDAPEKNEPPDVPRPTLVVYGDSDFAANGSFNFSGNGDLFLNTVTWMAQEKGLISIRAKESHFTPLFLSRSQGTVLMYVSLLLLPGAVFITGMAIWRRRRLL; the protein is encoded by the coding sequence ATGTTGAACACATTGAGCAAAGGCGCCGGCTGGTTGGGATTCTTAACGGCGATCGGCGCCGCCATCGCCTATCAAGTCAATCCCGAATGGAAAGCCTATGTCTCCTTGGCGGAGCTGGCGGCGCTCGGGCTGTTGGTCTTTTTCTTCATCGTTCATTTCGAAGCCCTCAAATCTTTTTCGTCGCGGCGCTCGACCAAACTCGGGCTCAACAGCGTCCTCATGGTCCTGATCTTCATCGCCATCCTGGGCATCCTGAACTTCATTCTGTCCCGGCATCATCTTCGATACGATTTCTCGGAAACCTCCTCCTTCTCCCTGGCCCCCCAAACGCTTCAGGTCTTAAAAGACCTCAAACGGGACGTAAAGCTCACCGCCTTCGTCTCGGATCAAGGGCCGACCCGTTCCCGGACGAAGGACCTGTTGAGTGGTTACAGCTATCACAACCCGCGAATCACATTCACTCTGGTCGATCCCGACAAAAAACCGTCGCTGGCCAAACAATACGGAATCACCCAGTACGATACCCTGGTGCTCGAGAGCGGCAAACAGGAATCCCAGATCAAGACCATCGACGAGCAGGCCTTGACCAATGCGATCATCCGGATCGTCCAGGAGGAACGTCGCAAAATCCTTTTCCTGGAGAATCACGGGGAGCACCGCCTTTCGGATCCGGAAAAAGCCGGCTTCTCCCGCGTGAAGGACAGCCTCGAGAAACAGGGATTCGATGTCGGATCGCTCTCCCTCCTGGAGGAAGGAAAGGTTCCGGACAAAACGGCCGTGCTGGTTATTCCCGGTCCGGAAAAAGGTTTTCTCCCGCAGGAAAAAACCGCGCTGTCCGGCTATCTGGCCTCCAACGGGAAGGTCCTGCTGCTTCTCGACCCCGACGCCCAGGCCAACCTGGACGATTTCCTATCCCAGTGGGGGGTTAAGATGGGAAAGGGGCTGATCGTCGACCCCGTTTCCCGGCTGCTGGGCGGGGATTACACGGTGCCCGTCGTGACGAACTATCCCGCGCATGACATCACGAAAAATTTCAACCTCGCGACCTTTTTCCCGGTCGCCGAATCGGTCAATTTCGAATCAGGCCGCGGCCCGGAGTATGACTATAAACCGATCGCGCAGACCAGCGACAACAGCTGGTCCAAGACCCGCCTGACCGAGACGCGGCTGAATTTCGATCCGGCCGAGGACGTCAAGGGGCCGTTGACCCTGGCCGCCGTGATCACCCGGAAAACACTCTCCGGTTCCCCGGAGCCCCATGCGCACGACGCCCCCGAGAAGAACGAGCCGCCCGACGTTCCGCGGCCGACGCTGGTCGTGTACGGGGATTCGGACTTTGCCGCGAACGGCTCCTTCAATTTCTCCGGCAACGGCGATCTGTTCTTAAACACCGTCACCTGGATGGCCCAGGAGAAAGGCCTGATCTCGATCCGGGCGAAGGAATCCCATTTCACCCCGCTGTTCCTCTCGAGGTCCCAGGGAACGGTCCTGATGTACGTCTCGCTTTTGCTCCTGCCCGGCGCCGTATTCATCACCGGGATGGCGATCTGGAGACGTCGGCGGCTGTTATAG
- a CDS encoding ABC transporter permease subunit codes for MLAIMGKELRILFASPIAYVVAAIFVLISGYLFYSIVLFASSQSMQIMRVQGALPQINLNDLVFRPTFHNMAVILMLTLPLITMRLLAEEKKIKTIELLLTSPVPLLSIVLGKYLAALLVFTLMLALTAYMPLLLWYYGSIQWMPILTGYLGIWLLGGVFIAVGLLASSLTENQIIASFISFGAVLLLWLIGWISQAAADTSWGSVLTYLSIGEHTENFIRGMIDTEDLVYQASLIIVGLFITHRVLESQRWK; via the coding sequence ATGCTCGCCATCATGGGAAAGGAGCTCCGTATTCTTTTCGCCTCCCCGATCGCTTACGTGGTGGCCGCGATTTTCGTTCTGATCTCGGGTTATTTGTTTTACAGCATCGTCCTTTTCGCCAGCAGTCAGAGCATGCAGATCATGCGTGTGCAGGGTGCGCTTCCTCAGATCAATCTGAACGATCTGGTCTTCCGCCCCACCTTTCACAACATGGCCGTGATCCTGATGCTCACCCTGCCCCTGATCACGATGCGTCTTCTGGCCGAGGAGAAAAAGATCAAGACGATCGAATTGCTGCTGACCTCCCCGGTCCCGCTGCTGTCGATCGTGTTGGGGAAATATTTGGCCGCACTGTTGGTCTTCACCCTAATGCTGGCCCTGACCGCGTATATGCCGCTGTTGCTTTGGTATTACGGATCCATCCAATGGATGCCGATCCTGACCGGCTATCTCGGAATCTGGCTGCTGGGCGGGGTCTTCATCGCGGTCGGCCTGCTGGCCTCGTCGCTGACCGAGAATCAGATCATCGCCAGTTTTATTTCGTTCGGCGCCGTCCTCCTTCTGTGGCTGATCGGCTGGATCTCCCAGGCCGCTGCGGACACGTCCTGGGGATCGGTTTTAACGTATCTATCCATCGGCGAGCATACCGAGAATTTCATACGGGGAATGATCGACACCGAGGACCTGGTCTACCAGGCCTCCCTCATCATCGTGGGACTTTTCATCACGCACCGCGTCCTGGAGTCCCAACGATGGAAATAA
- a CDS encoding ABC transporter ATP-binding protein yields the protein MINVQNLTKRYGELTAIEDVTFNVEKGEILAFLGPNGAGKTTTMRILTCFMPATAGTATVAGYDIFEHPQDVKKHIGYLPESPPLYTEMTVTEYLGFVSKIKGIERKDRATALTRVLERCALTDVRHRLIGNLSRGYRQRVGLAQALIHNPEVLILDEPTTGLDPKQIIEMRQVIKELAGQHTVILSTHILPEATAVCQRVVIIHKGRIVAVDTPDTLSAQLRQSEKVRLTLRTPSPDTAEKLKTVPGVVSIFEEPSADGQVFMVECELGRDIRTELAAQAVRLKWGLIELAAVRLSLEDVFLQLTQEEPKQEESKVEALKGEAP from the coding sequence GACGTTCAACGTCGAGAAGGGCGAAATCCTGGCCTTCCTCGGACCGAACGGCGCGGGAAAGACCACCACGATGCGCATCCTCACCTGTTTCATGCCGGCCACCGCCGGGACGGCCACCGTCGCCGGTTACGATATATTCGAGCATCCCCAGGACGTCAAGAAGCACATCGGGTATCTCCCCGAGTCTCCTCCCCTTTACACCGAGATGACGGTCACGGAGTATCTCGGCTTCGTTTCCAAGATCAAAGGGATCGAACGGAAGGATCGCGCGACAGCGCTGACGCGGGTGCTCGAGCGCTGCGCCCTGACGGATGTCCGTCATCGCCTGATCGGCAACCTTTCACGGGGATACCGTCAACGCGTCGGTCTCGCCCAGGCCTTGATCCACAACCCCGAAGTCCTGATTTTAGATGAACCGACCACGGGGCTGGATCCCAAGCAGATTATCGAGATGCGTCAGGTGATCAAGGAACTGGCCGGACAGCACACGGTCATTCTCAGCACGCACATTCTTCCCGAGGCCACCGCCGTCTGTCAGCGCGTGGTGATCATTCATAAGGGCCGGATCGTGGCGGTCGACACGCCCGACACGCTTTCGGCGCAGCTTCGTCAGTCGGAAAAGGTTCGCTTGACGCTCCGGACGCCTTCGCCCGATACCGCCGAAAAATTAAAAACGGTGCCGGGCGTCGTTTCGATTTTCGAAGAACCCTCGGCCGACGGGCAGGTGTTTATGGTGGAATGCGAGCTGGGCCGCGACATCCGGACCGAACTGGCCGCACAGGCGGTCCGCCTCAAATGGGGCCTGATCGAACTGGCCGCGGTCCGACTGTCGCTTGAGGACGTCTTCCTCCAATTGACCCAGGAAGAACCGAAACAGGAGGAATCGAAAGTTGAGGCCCTGAAAGGAGAAGCCCCTTGA